CAGGCGCACGGCCCCCGCACCCCCAGGACCGTCCGCCCAGAGCCGCGCGGGGGGAAGCTGGGGGGCCTGGGCGCgcaggggcggggccgggagcgCGGGAGGGGGCCGATCCGGGGGCGGGGCCGATCCGGGGGCGGATGCGCTCGGCGCCCCTGGGGCGGCTCTCGGGCGCCCCCTGCAGGCCGCCTGCTGTCGTGCGTGCGGCGCGGCGGCGGCCGCTGGCGTGTGTCCCCGTGTCCGTGTGTCCCAGTAGGGCGCGTGTGCCGGCGCTGGCCAGTCCGCCCCTGCCTCCCTTCAGCTCTGACGCGGCCTCCGTGAAAGCACCCTGGGAGCTCCTCCGTCACCCAcaaccctcccctcctcctgtccccactGCGCCCCGAAGGCGCACTTCTCGAACTCTAAGGGCAGCAGGCCTATCTCTGCCCCGTCGGGCCGGTCGGGCTCTCGGAAGCCCGCGCGGGGCAGGGCACGAGCCGAGAACGCATGCAAGCGCGCGCCTGTGCGCGTCTGGCGCGGTGGGGCCGCTCTGTGCGCGCCGAAGTCTGCGGGGGCCCTCGTGACACGTAGCGGAGGCCTGGATCCTGTAGGCCTGCTGGTCCCTCCAGCTTTGTCACCCACGAGCCACCTGCACAGGGCTGCGTGACCCCGGGACAAAGTGCAGAGCAGCCCTCACGTGGTGTGGTCACTGTGGACCCAGGGTCAGCCCCAGGGCTTCTCCTCTTTGACCTCATTTGAGGTCAAAACTTTTGGATAGGACAGGGGCTGCTTTGGGGCACCAACCGCACTGTCTGTTAGCTCCTCCGGGCTTGGCTCTCTGGGATTCTGCTCTTCCCAAAAGGTCTTTGAATGAGATTGAAATCCCCAGGCCAACCTTAAACATCCCATGTCCCTCCCCAAGCCACAAGCACAAGGCCTAATTCCCCGATCCCTAAAGTCTACTACATTCCCTCTGGTTACATCTTTCAACTATCTTTATTTGTTCTGTCTTCTATAAACAGAGCCTAGGATCCCAGGCTCATTCCTCTTGTAAGTCCTTCCTGCTACCTAACCTCTTTCTGTTCCGCTCAGAGTCTGAGGGTCAGGATGGAGGTTAGTGGTTACGGCTCAGCCCTAGCAACCACACTGAATCGGACTGCCAGCTCTGCTGCCCACAAGGGTTTTAGCCCCAGACGAAGCATATCAGGCAGGGTTCCATCAGAAACCGAGGGCTCTCTCAAATCAGATACACTGAGTAATGCTTGCTAACAGGATTATATCCCACGATGTGCACAGAGGCTGCTAAACCCCCAGAGATACAGCATTACATAACAGTGGGCTTAGTACCACCTTTAGGAGCCCAGAGCATGGGGAGAGAATGGGTCCTAGAATCTGGAGAGGGTCCCTGGCAGGAGCTGTGACCTCCAACAACCTGGctgccagaaggagagggaaaaacccCAGCCTTCCTCTCCTCTTGCCTCATCTTCTACTGGTGCCCTTGGCCAAGCCCAACAGAAGCCCTGGGCAAGGCCTtcagcctcccagccccagacAGAGTGGACAAGGTGGAGAAAGGATCTGGAGTGGCAGAAGACGCCTCGCCCACTGTCCTAGCCTCAGCTCCCTCGCTGTCAAACCAGCTCTCCGTCCCCCTTTCCTTCCCGGTTGTCATGGTGATAGAGAAGCTGCGCGGGAGATGTAGAACACTGTCCCAGCCCGCCACAAGTGCTCGGTGGACAGGTCCTACTGTCTGCCTGTTGATTCTGATTGATTGGCATCTTGAACGTAGCCTTCCTAGAACTGAAACCTTGCATGTTTCCGCTGCGAACCTGTCCTTCCCCGGGTCTCAGTAAGTGGCACTGCCATCTCCCCAGCTGATCGCACCAGACCAGCGCCCTCCAGGGGATGGAagcctccctcccccgctccccgatctgtccctctgccctctgcgCCCTTCTCCAGAGACCCCTCCgatctgtctccctctcactgtGCCTACTGCTGCCATTAGGCTGTCGCCTGCTGCCTACATCACTCCTGCAGCCTCCGGTCTCACTGCTGCTCTATGATCTCCACCTGCCAGCTGGAGGGATCTAGAGCAAGTGCTGGGTATTGTCAGCCGCTGGCTGAACCTGGTGCCCTCCAAGTTCCTGCTTCCAGTGTCCAGCCTCACAGGGACATCGCCCGCGCGCGCCCGGAGCCTGCCGCCTGCTCCCTGCAGGCCGCCGTCCCAGAGCAGCCTTCTCTCTCTGTCGCACTGGGCCTTTTCCTTCCTCAGAGACGCCGCAGACAGACCCCTAACCCCACAGAAAACTACTCCCTTCAAGTTGTCCCCACCAGATCCTTCTAGTCCTTCCAGTGTCAGCGGAGATACTACCCCATGTCAGAGGCCTTCCCAGTCCGCCTCATCTACAACACgggtctctctcttctcccaggtGGCTCTGCTGTTCTGCGCCCCGGTCAAGTCCCGTCCTTCACAGCACTTACAAAGCTTGTGCTTATGGgcacacctggggggctcaggccgggatctcagggttgtgagatcacaGATCCCTGCTTCCAGCCCGGGCTcagggctcagcagggaaccggcttgagattctctccccctgcccctcccctcacacacATACAAGAgtgctctttctcttaaaaaaaaaaaaaaagaaaaagaaaagaaaagaaaagaaaaccttaggggtagctgggtggctcaatgggttaagcctctgccttcggttcaggtcatgatcccaggctcctgggatggagccccacatcgggctctctgctcagcggggagcctgctttcccctctctctctctgcctacctgtgatctctctgtcaaataaataaacaaaatctttttaaaaagagaaaagaaaaagaaaaccttacaAAAACACCAAGTTTGTGATTGTATGTTCATTGTTTTGgtgcttgttttatttatttatttttttaaggtttctatctatcatctcttattcccaacttggggcttgaactcaggaccctgagatcaagagtcgcacactcttgctactgagccggccaggtgcccccgCGGTGCTTATCCATTGTCAGTGTCCCCACACTGGAAATCCCTTAGAAGGATAAAGGCCCTGTTTTGCTCATCATTGCCTCCTTGGGACCCGGAAGAATAGGTGTTCAGCAAATACTGGCCAGCGAGCGAACGGGGTCTGTGTGACAGTGGCAGTGATGCTGTCAAAAGCCTTCCAGAGAACCCCACCACATTCTCACGGGgctgccttccccttccttcaGGCTCCAGTCCCCACCGTCACCCCCTCCTTCCTACGTTGATCTCGGACTAACTTCAGCAAAGTACAAAGGAAAGGGGGCCGTGTCACCAAAATCTCTATTCAGGCTGATGACAGCGTGAATGAATTGGAAACTTATCAGAAAAAATGGATGACAGAGGGGGTATGCCAGAAGATGGGGCGGTGAGCCAGCAAGTTGGGGGGCGGGACTCTGTGGCCACAGGGACAGCCCGCTGGGTGtgccccttctcttttctctgtctcccttagATAAGACCAGCAGTTCGGTCCTCTCGCCCCCTCTCTCCACAGCCTCTCGCTTTGTAAGCATGTCCAGCCAGGAGAACATACACGCCCAAGAGTTTTGCTCAAGGATCTCTAAGTCCCAAAGGGACTTAGCAAAGTCCATCCTGATCGGGGCTCCAGGAGGTAAGGAAAGGggaagccaggggcacctgggtggctcagtgggttaaagcctctgccttcggctcaggtcgtgatctcagggcgctgggatcgagccccacatcaggctctctgctcagaggggagcctgcttccccctctctctgtctgcctctctgcctacttgtgatctctctctctctgtcaaataaatgaataaaatatttaaaaaaaaagggggggggaccaGTGAACAGGGTGGGGAATGAGGGTGGAAGTCAGGAGCGGGGGTGGGACACACATGACCAATGTCTGCTGCTGGACAAGAGGGCctcagtggtgggggtgggggtctctgctcacTGGAGTGTCCCCTGTGTTCAGTTTTGGGCTCTGGTCTGagcctcttctctgcctctgtaggcggggctggggggggggggtgcttgtCCTGCAGCCTGGGAGCCACGAGGCACTCCCGTGCTGCCTGGACTCTGGCCCCTGGTCGTGACATTTTAACCAGCAGAAAGGACCGCTCCCTTGGCCCGGCGTGCCTCTCGCAGCCGGACAGCGTGGAGCAGACCCCCAGGGACAGGGGCTCAGGGCCATGGAGGGTATGGCTGGGACGGAGCTTCCTCAGGGCGGGGCCGGGGCAAGCCACAGGGATCCTAGGACTGGAGCGGCATTGAAAGGACTGGGGAAACTCAGAGGAGGGGGTCCGGAAGCCAGCcaattagaaggaagaaaatgcgGAGCTTAGGAAAGGGGACAGGGCAAGCGTGAGCAGCAGCTCCAGACTAGAGCAAAGGGCTGAGGCTGTGGGAAGGCAGCAGCTGAAGGGCAGGGGTCGGGGCTGGGAGGGCTCGGAGAGCTGGCTGGTCAAGAGCCAGAGCCTAGAGCCCGCCAGGCCTGGATGTGAAGCCCGTCTCTCGGATAACGTCTGTGTAGTGCCGTCTTCTAGGAAGGGCTCCGTGAAACCTGGCTCGGACAGAGGGGACTTGGAGTGTGCTGAGGTGAAGGGAGTGGGGTGTGGCAGCGGCCCACACAGCCCTCTTCCACTGCAGGGCCAGCGGGGTACCTGCGGCAGGCCAGCGTGGCCCAGCTGACCCACGAGCTGGGCACAGCCTTCTTCCAGCGGCAGCAGCTGTCGGCCGCGATGGCAGACACCTTCCTCGAGCACCTTTGCCTGCTGGACATTGACTCGGAGCCCGTGGCAGCCCGCAGCACGAGCATCATTGCCACCATCGGTGAGTGCCCCCAGCCCAGAATCAGAGAAACCCTCAGAGGATCCCGCGAAGGTTTCTCAAGATGCTTCCCCACCTGCTGTCTCTTCTGAGACCACTCTGTGTTTAACAgagtcattcattcagcaaatactggtGGGGCGTCTGGTAGCCAAGGTTTGGGTCCCTGGGAGCTGATCGGTCATGTAAACAAAGATCCCCAACTTGAGGGGCTGACTGTCTAGCTGGGGGAGACAACAAATGCCACACAtactaacttaaaaagaaaaagattgtttAATATGTGAGAAAGTGGTAAGAACTATAGACGCAAGGAACACAGCATTGCAAGGGGCAGTAGAGGCTCGAGGTTGTTCAGAAAATTAGATCTGAGCAAAGGCGTGAAGGAGCTGAGGCCGCGCTCAAGGTTGGGGATTGGGTTCCAGACAAGGAAGCGGCCAGTGCAAGGGCCCCGAGTCGAAGAGGCTGGAACCATTAGAAACCACCTGGGGGAAAGAgtagcaaaatgaaaacattgtagGGAGTAGATCAGGGCTTACAAGCCATTCTTAGAGTTTGAGTTCGGTTTTCCtcggagaagtgggagagggctGCCAGTGCTGGGAGAGTGACTCGCTCTTATGCTGTGACGGACCGCCTGGGAAGAGCTTGGGGCAGCCCTGGGGCCAGGGCAGGAATGGCTGCGGTGACATTTCTGGCTCAGACCAGGTGCGGGGGCAGTGGCGGTGGTCAGGCGGCATCAGATTCCGAGTGCATTTGGAAGATGGAGTTGTTGGGATTTCCAGATGGTTTgcatggggaggggagcagagagggaccCAAGGCTTTCAGCGTGAGGCACTAGAAGGACGCATCATCAACGGAGCAGCAAAGATCTTCGTGCAGAGGTTTCGGGCGGAGGAGATCAGGAGCTGGGCTTCGCACATGCCGTTTCAGATGTGATCAGATACACAAGTCTGGGTTTGGGGCAGAGGTTTGAGCTGGAGATACCCATGTGGGAGTCATCAGCATGTAGATGGTACTTAAAGCCCTGAAACTAGGTGAGACCACCCAGAGAGCGAAGGGGAAAcgacagagggagaatgaggcagctagtgtggggggcggggtggggaagcCCTGCGGCCGGTGAGGGAGGCGCGGCCAGCGCGGGGTCCGGAGCTGTGGACCCGCCGGCCGGGGTGCGCACCGAGAAGCGATCCCTGCATCCAGCCGCGGCGCACAGGTTCTTGGCGACCCCGGCAGGAAGAGCGGCAGCAGAGAGGCCCGCGCCGGGCGGGAGGGAGAGCCCGGGAGAAGCGGGCCGGAGCGAGGCCGGAGCCGCGAGCGCGGAGGGTCCTGGGGCTCGGGCTCTGTCATGACGAAGGAGCCGCGGGGTCCGTGCTGACGGCCGTGACCGACAGCGGGGCGCCCGCTGGGGCCACAGGCCGGCGCCGTGCCCACTCGGCCTTCCAGCAGCTGAGAAAGGGGCCTCACGCGCGCGGGCCTTGGGCAGGGACTGGAGGCGGGTCCGGCGGGCCCCCAGCGGCGCGGCCAGCTCCGCCGCCGCTCCGCCGTGCGTACGGCCTCTCCGCTCTGCGGGCCCAGACGGACCCCAGATGCCCTCACCGGGCACGGTACCTCCTGCCGTGCCCCTCACGCGCCGGGGGGCTCCCCCTCCGCCGCGGCCACCCGCTGCCCACACGGCCGGCTCAGCCGCGCGCAGGACGCCCGGCCCCGGGCCCCGCACGCCCCCGGGCAAGCAGGTGCTGGCTGACCTGTGCGCGGAGGTCGCGCCGGAGTAAAGGCCGGGCAGCGGGGCGGCCGCGGACGGGCAGACGTTGGTCTGAGCGGCCTCCCCGTCCCCGCTGCAGGGCCGGCCTCGCACGCGGTAGACCGCCTCAAGGAGATGATCAAGGCCGGGATGAACATCGCGCGCCTCAACTTCTCGCACGGCTCCCACGAGGTCCGGGgcggggctgaggggagggggcggggctaaGCTCGCCGGCggccgggggtggtgggggtccTGGCCACCTTCCCCAGACGTCGCTGCCCGCTCCCCCCAGTACCACGCTCAGTCCATCGCCAACATCCGGGAGGCGGCGGAGAGCTTTGCGACTTCTCCGCTTGGCTACCGGCCGGTGGCCATCGCCCTGGACACCAAGGGACCGGAAATACGCACCGGCGTCCTGCGGGGGGTGAGAGTCGGACCCCGCGCCGCGGGCTTCCCGGGGTGACCCCTGCTGTGCGAGGGGCGGGACGGGGGCGGGGCACGAGGCGGGTCTCAAGGCCACTCTGGCCCCGCCCCTAGGGCCCGGAGGCCGAGGTGGAGCTAGTGAAGGGCTCCCGGGTGCTGGTGACGGTGGACCCGGCGTTCCGGACGCGGGGGGACGCGAGCATCGTGTGGGTGGACTACCCCAATATTGTCAAGGTCGTGTCGGTGGGGGGCCGCATCTACATAGACGACGGGCTCATCTCCCTCCAGGTCAAGAAAATCGGTGCGGATGAGCCTTTGCCCCAGCCAAGCGGGGACACGGGCATACTCCCTTCCCTGGGTCCCCTAGCCCGGTAGACCCGCTGCCCTCTCCCCTGGCCAGCACCCTTCCCCTCCTGTCCCCCGAGCTCCTGGGGTCCAGACTTGTGGGCTCAaccctggcgggggggggggggggctggactGCCGGGTTTATCTCTTGGACAGACGTCCACCCGGGGCCTGTTCCGTGCGCAGGCCTGGCCGAGGGTGGAGAGACACTAGGACGTGGGTTCCTGATCTCCTGGGGTCCCAACACCTGGGCTCCCTCTCCCGGACCGTGCCCCTGGCTCACCCCTGACCTGAGCGGGCTCTTTCCATGCCTGCAGGTCCAGATGGGCTGGAGACCCAGGTGGAGAGCGGCGGCCTCCTGGGCAGCCGGAAGGGTGTGAACTTGCCAGGTGCCGAGGTGGACCTGCCCGGACTGTCTGAGCAGGACGTTCTGGACCTCCGTTTTGGGGTGCAGCATAACGTGGACATCGTCTTTGCCTCCTTTGTGCGGAAAGCCAGCGACGTGGCCGCCATCCGGGCTGCTCTGGGGCCCGAAGGACGTCACATCAAGATCATTAGCAAAATTGAGAACCACGAAGGCGT
The window above is part of the Mustela nigripes isolate SB6536 chromosome 10, MUSNIG.SB6536, whole genome shotgun sequence genome. Proteins encoded here:
- the PKLR gene encoding pyruvate kinase PKLR isoform X1 gives rise to the protein MSSQENIHAQEFCSRISKSQRDLAKSILIGAPGGPAGYLRQASVAQLTHELGTAFFQRQQLSAAMADTFLEHLCLLDIDSEPVAARSTSIIATIGPASHAVDRLKEMIKAGMNIARLNFSHGSHEYHAQSIANIREAAESFATSPLGYRPVAIALDTKGPEIRTGVLRGGPEAEVELVKGSRVLVTVDPAFRTRGDASIVWVDYPNIVKVVSVGGRIYIDDGLISLQVKKIGPDGLETQVESGGLLGSRKGVNLPGAEVDLPGLSEQDVLDLRFGVQHNVDIVFASFVRKASDVAAIRAALGPEGRHIKIISKIENHEGVKKFDEILEVSDGIMVARGDLGIEIPAEKVFLAQKMMIGRCNLAGKPVVCATQMLESMITKPRPTRAETSDVANAVLDGADCIMLSGETAKGLFPVDAVKMQHAIAREAEAAVYHRQLFEELRRAAPLSRDPTEVTAIGAVEAAFKCCAAAIVVLTTTGRSAQLLSRYRPRAAVIAVTRSAQAARQAHLCRGVFPLLYSEPPETIWADDVDRRVQFGIESGKLRGFLRVGDLVIVVTGWRPGSGYTNIMRVLSVS
- the PKLR gene encoding pyruvate kinase PKLR isoform X2, whose translation is MEGPAGYLRQASVAQLTHELGTAFFQRQQLSAAMADTFLEHLCLLDIDSEPVAARSTSIIATIGPASHAVDRLKEMIKAGMNIARLNFSHGSHEYHAQSIANIREAAESFATSPLGYRPVAIALDTKGPEIRTGVLRGGPEAEVELVKGSRVLVTVDPAFRTRGDASIVWVDYPNIVKVVSVGGRIYIDDGLISLQVKKIGPDGLETQVESGGLLGSRKGVNLPGAEVDLPGLSEQDVLDLRFGVQHNVDIVFASFVRKASDVAAIRAALGPEGRHIKIISKIENHEGVKKFDEILEVSDGIMVARGDLGIEIPAEKVFLAQKMMIGRCNLAGKPVVCATQMLESMITKPRPTRAETSDVANAVLDGADCIMLSGETAKGLFPVDAVKMQHAIAREAEAAVYHRQLFEELRRAAPLSRDPTEVTAIGAVEAAFKCCAAAIVVLTTTGRSAQLLSRYRPRAAVIAVTRSAQAARQAHLCRGVFPLLYSEPPETIWADDVDRRVQFGIESGKLRGFLRVGDLVIVVTGWRPGSGYTNIMRVLSVS